A stretch of Arachis hypogaea cultivar Tifrunner chromosome 15, arahy.Tifrunner.gnm2.J5K5, whole genome shotgun sequence DNA encodes these proteins:
- the LOC112750505 gene encoding uncharacterized protein isoform X2, translating into MHLAIRIPSFILGTIVFQLPMAASTHYTIPLFLPSLSSSTHKVTGPINSLCFSLPFSASKFNTPSIGASRSKIFLSPRLAGRVCMVNGLLGDDSFTSVEPESKNSEEGASIDLNLPRRSLLVQFTCNLCGERTERLVNRLAYERGSVFVQAVFGITS; encoded by the exons ATGCACTTAGCCATAAGGATTCCTTCATTTATTTTGGGCACCATTGTATTTCAGTTACCAATGGCCGCAAGCACACATTATACCATCCCTCTGTTCCTTCCCTCTCTGTCTTCCTCTACGCACAAAGTTACGGGACCCATTAATTCTCTATGCTTCAGCCTTCCATTTTCAGCTTCGAAGTTCAACACTCCTTCTATCGGGGCCTCCAG GTCAAAAATATTTCTGTCACCAAGGCTTGCAGGTCGGGTATGCATGGTCAATGGGTTGCTGGGTGATGATTCTTTTACTTCTGTGGAGCCCGAATCAAAAAATTCAGAAGAG GGTGCTAGTATTGACTTAAATCTTCCAAGAAGAAGTTTGCTTGTACAATTTACATGTAATTTGTGTGGTGAAAGAACAGAGAGGCTTGTTAACAGATTAGCTTATGAAAGGGGTTCTGTTTTTGTTCAG